GCCGGGTTCATCCCGGTGGTGGGCCAGACGGTCGTCCCCGCGATCGGCTTCTGCGTCTCCGGCTTCTTCCTCACCGAGGAGCTGACCGCGGTCGCGCTCCAGCGCCGCGGCGTCGAACTCAAGGAGCGGCTGGGCCTGTTGCGCCGCCGCCGGATGGCCGCCCTCGGCTTCGGCGTCCCCCTCACCCTCGCCTTCCTCGTCCCGTTCGTCGCCGTCCTGCTGATGCCGGGCGCGGTCGCCGGCGCCACCCTGATGGCCCGCGACCTGAACGGCGAGACGGCCGGCGACGACGAGGGCGACGGCGGCGAGGGCCGCGCGCACCGGCCCGCCGAAGGGGCCGCCTCCGGCGCCTGAGCGTGCCGCCGGCTCCCCTCAGTCCAGCACCGGGTGCAGCTCCGGGCGCGCCTCCCACCAGGCCTGGAGGAAGGCGTTGTTGGGGACGTTCGCCAGATACGCGAGGCCCGCCGCGCGGTACAGGAGCCCGGCCCGGCGCTCGGAGACCGCCGCCCGGTTCCAGGCGAGCCGGATGCGGCCCGTGATCGGGTCGCCGGCCAGCGGGCGCAGCACGGTGCCCTCGGCGGGCGGTGCCGTCGGCTGGCTCACGGAGATCGCGCGGCCGGCCGCGATCAGGTCGTAGTGCATCTTGCGGTCGGCGATCCGGTAGCGCAGCGTCGGGGTGAAGCCGGCCTTCTGGCAGGCCCCGACCAGCGCCTCCGGGCCGCCGTCGTCGTCCTCCACCATCGTCATCCAGGTCTCGCCCGCCAGGTCCGCGAGCTCCACCCGCTCCCGTGAGGCCAGCGGGTGGGAGGCGGACATCCGCACGCAGAACGGTTCCTTCGGGATCAGCGTGCGGGCCGCCGTGCCCTCGGGGAGCGGCACCTCGTGGTCGTTGCACTCCCCGTACACGATGGCGTCGTACTGCCCGGCGCCGAGCATCCGGCTGAGCGTCGTCACCGAGTGCTCGATGCTGACCGCGATCTCCTGCCCCTCCATCTCCCGGTCGAGGCGCCCGAGCAGGCCGTCCACCAGGACCAGCAGGATGCACCCGAGCCGCAGGGTCGGATGCGGCTCGGCGGCCCGGGCGCCGGCCGCGAGCGCGTCCATCTCGCCGAGCACCCGGCGTGCCTTGGACAGCACGAACTCGCCCAGCGGGGTGGGGTCCACCCCGTGCCGCCCGCGGACGAACAGCTCGCCGCCCGCGGCCCGTTCGATGCGCCGCAGCTGCGCGGAGAGCGCGGGCTGCGAGACGCCGAGGCGGACCGCCGCGCGCCCCAGACTGCCCGCTTCCGCTATCCGGCAGACGGCTTCGAGATGCCTCAACTCCAGCTGCATTTCAGCAGCGTACGCAGTGGATGCGGGCGGACGGCAGGGTTCGGCGGGGTCGGATCCATAACGCGCGTCTTATGACCGCTGTGATGTCCCGGACTTGCCATGTCCACGCACATACTCGGGCGTCCCACCGTCTCCCCCCACACTGATCGGAGCAGACGTGCACCCCAGCAGAATCTCGGCGGCCGTAGCGGCGCTCGCGCTGACGGCGAGCCTCGCGGGCACCCTCGCGGGCACCGCCACCGCCGTGACCCCGGCGCCGCAGCCCGTACCGCCCGGGCACGGCAAGTCCCTCGCGCTGGCCGCCGCCGACAAGGCCGCCGACAGCGGGCTCGACGGACTGCGCCACGGCGTGGACGAGGAACTCGTCCGTACCGCCGTCACCCCCTGGTCCGGTGGCCTGTACTACGCCACGTACCAGCGCACCTACAAGGGGATCCCGGTGGCCGGCGGCGACGCCGTCGTCCTCTCCGACAGCGCCGGCAAGGTCCGTGACGTCACCTCCGCGCCCGCCCCGGCCATCCGGCTCTCCACCAAGGCCACCGTGAGCTCCGCCGCCGCGCTCGCCACCGCCCGCGGCCAGCTCGCCTCGGTCGAGAGCGCGAGCACCCCCGAGCTGACCGTCCTCCTCAAGGGGAACAAGCCGGTCCTCACCTGGCACACCCTGGTCGTCGGCCGCACCGCCAAGGACCGGCCGAGCTCGCTCGACACCTACGTCGACGCCCGCACCGGCGCCGTCGCCCGCGCCACGGACAAGATCCTGCACGCCGACGGGCGCGGCTACCACAACGGCAACGTCACCATCGACACCGCCGCGAGCTCGATGACCGACCCGAACCGCTCCGGCTTCAAGTGCGGCGGCCAGAACGGCAGCGCCTACACCGGCTCCTCGCCCTGGGGCAACGGCACCGCCAACGACCTGGTGACCGCCTGCGTCGACATCATGTACGCGGCCCAGCGCGAGCACGACATGGTCAAGCAGTGGTTCGGCTACAACGGCCAGAACGGGCAGGGCGGCATGGTCCCGGCCCGCGCCGGTCTGACCGAGGTCAACGCCTACTACGACGGCACGAAGACCACGTACGGCCGCAACCAGAACGGCACGATGCAGCTCACCGGCATCGACGTGGTGGCCCACGAGTACGGCCACGAGATCTTCGACCGGACTCCGGGCGGCTCCGGCTCGTCCAACGAGAACGGCGGGATGAACGAGTCCACCGGGGACATATTCGGCGCTCTCACCGAGCACTTCGCCAACAACCCGAACGACACCCCCGACTACACGGTCGGCGAGAAGCTGAACTTCCTCGGCGACAACAAGCCGATCCGCTACATGTACAACCCCTCACTCGCCAACAACGACCCCAACTGCTACCCCCAGTTGAACTCGGGCACCGAGGTGCACGCGGCGGCCGGCCCGCAGAACCACTGGTTCTACCTGCTCGCCGAGGGCTCCAACCCGGGCGGCGGCAAGCCCTCCAGCCCCATCTGTTCCGGCGGCCCCTCCTCGGTGACCGGCATCGGCATCCAGAAGGCCGGCAAGATCTTCATGGGCGCCCTGCTCATGAAGACCTCCTCCTGGAACCACCTCGCCGCCCGCAAGGCGACCCTCTCCACCGCCAAGAACACCTACGGCAGCGCCGAGTGCAACGCGGTGAAGGCGGCCTGGAACGCGATCGGCGTCCCCGCCCAGTCCGGTGAGACCGACTGTGGCGGCACCACCACCCCGGACTTCTCGCTGGCCCTGAACCCGGCCTCCGGCTCGGTCCAGCCGGGCGCCTCGGTCACCGCCACGGTGAACACCAGCACCACCGGCGGCAGCGCGCAGTCCGTGCAGCTCTCCGCGAGCGGCGCCCCGAGCGGGGTCACCGTCTCCTTCAGCCCGTCCTCGGTGACCTCGGGCGGCTCCTCGACGATGACCGTGCAGGCCGCGGCCGGCACCGCCAACGGCACCTACCCGATCACCGTCACCGGCACCGGCTCGGTCACCCACACGGTGACCTACCAGCTGTCGGTCGGCAGCACCACGCCGCCCACCGGCTGCGACAACGCCGAGTACACGTACCAGGGCACCCTCGCCGCCGGCCAGGCCCAGGCCCAGCCGAACGGCTCGTACTACTACTCGGCCACCTCCGGCACCCACGTGGGCTGCCTGCGCGGCCCGGCCGGTGCCGACTTCGACCTGTACCTGCAGAAGTGGAACGGGTCGGCCTGGGCGGACGTCGCGGTCGGCGGCACGGAGAGCGCCGATGAGGACGTCACCTACAACGGCACCGCGGGCTACTACCGCTATGTGGTCCACGCCTACAGCGGCTCCGGCGCGTACACGCTGGGCCTGAGCGCCCCGTAAGGGGACGGGGCGCCGTCACGGACCGGGGGTTCCGCGGCGGTGCCCCGCGCCGGACGGCCGGTGACCACGATCACCGGCCGTCCGGTCTTTCCGTTCACCGGGTC
The DNA window shown above is from Streptomyces showdoensis and carries:
- a CDS encoding LysR family transcriptional regulator; its protein translation is MQLELRHLEAVCRIAEAGSLGRAAVRLGVSQPALSAQLRRIERAAGGELFVRGRHGVDPTPLGEFVLSKARRVLGEMDALAAGARAAEPHPTLRLGCILLVLVDGLLGRLDREMEGQEIAVSIEHSVTTLSRMLGAGQYDAIVYGECNDHEVPLPEGTAARTLIPKEPFCVRMSASHPLASRERVELADLAGETWMTMVEDDDGGPEALVGACQKAGFTPTLRYRIADRKMHYDLIAAGRAISVSQPTAPPAEGTVLRPLAGDPITGRIRLAWNRAAVSERRAGLLYRAAGLAYLANVPNNAFLQAWWEARPELHPVLD
- a CDS encoding M4 family metallopeptidase — encoded protein: MHPSRISAAVAALALTASLAGTLAGTATAVTPAPQPVPPGHGKSLALAAADKAADSGLDGLRHGVDEELVRTAVTPWSGGLYYATYQRTYKGIPVAGGDAVVLSDSAGKVRDVTSAPAPAIRLSTKATVSSAAALATARGQLASVESASTPELTVLLKGNKPVLTWHTLVVGRTAKDRPSSLDTYVDARTGAVARATDKILHADGRGYHNGNVTIDTAASSMTDPNRSGFKCGGQNGSAYTGSSPWGNGTANDLVTACVDIMYAAQREHDMVKQWFGYNGQNGQGGMVPARAGLTEVNAYYDGTKTTYGRNQNGTMQLTGIDVVAHEYGHEIFDRTPGGSGSSNENGGMNESTGDIFGALTEHFANNPNDTPDYTVGEKLNFLGDNKPIRYMYNPSLANNDPNCYPQLNSGTEVHAAAGPQNHWFYLLAEGSNPGGGKPSSPICSGGPSSVTGIGIQKAGKIFMGALLMKTSSWNHLAARKATLSTAKNTYGSAECNAVKAAWNAIGVPAQSGETDCGGTTTPDFSLALNPASGSVQPGASVTATVNTSTTGGSAQSVQLSASGAPSGVTVSFSPSSVTSGGSSTMTVQAAAGTANGTYPITVTGTGSVTHTVTYQLSVGSTTPPTGCDNAEYTYQGTLAAGQAQAQPNGSYYYSATSGTHVGCLRGPAGADFDLYLQKWNGSAWADVAVGGTESADEDVTYNGTAGYYRYVVHAYSGSGAYTLGLSAP